A section of the Sphaerobacter thermophilus DSM 20745 genome encodes:
- a CDS encoding winged helix-turn-helix domain-containing protein, producing the protein MPGRAGTPPADDYEPAEVMVVEELDQLRILANPLRAAIIQEVIPAARTVAEVGEALGISPTKLYYHFRELEMAGLIRSIPVHEGQAQQRYRAVARFYQLSSRLLNANSAPETQSATVEFTISAIDHVAAQLRRAFNEGSIARTPDVVTVQRRTARMSVAEAQQFADRLRKLASSFEKADRPDGEITVELGLALFPRPSQPAVNGDQAVHRARRFPRRQRGRSPRSRG; encoded by the coding sequence ATGCCGGGGCGAGCGGGGACACCGCCCGCGGACGACTACGAACCAGCCGAGGTCATGGTTGTCGAGGAGCTCGATCAGCTCCGCATCCTCGCGAACCCGCTCCGGGCCGCGATCATCCAGGAGGTCATCCCGGCAGCGCGCACGGTCGCCGAGGTGGGTGAGGCGCTCGGCATCAGTCCTACCAAGCTCTACTACCACTTCCGCGAACTGGAGATGGCCGGGCTCATCCGGTCGATCCCGGTGCATGAGGGTCAGGCGCAGCAGCGCTACCGGGCTGTTGCGCGCTTCTACCAGTTGTCGTCCCGGCTCCTGAACGCAAACAGCGCTCCGGAGACTCAGAGCGCTACCGTAGAGTTCACCATCAGTGCAATCGATCACGTGGCGGCGCAATTGCGACGCGCGTTCAATGAGGGCAGTATTGCCCGAACGCCGGATGTGGTGACCGTGCAACGCCGCACGGCCCGCATGTCGGTGGCGGAGGCCCAGCAATTTGCCGACCGGCTGCGCAAACTGGCTAGCTCCTTCGAGAAGGCTGACCGGCCGGACGGCGAGATCACGGTCGAGCTGGGTCTCGCGTTGTTCCCGCGCCCGAGTCAGCCCGCGGTCAACGGCGACCAGGCGGTGCATCGCGCGCGGCGCTTCCCACGGCGTCAGCGTGGACGGAGTCCGCGTTCCAGAGGGTAG
- a CDS encoding ABC transporter substrate-binding protein, translated as MGVQDPRAGDAQSVDLLGSQLSRRRLVRLLAAAPVAAGVTSILAACGGGDSTDSNGGDSGSDGGSGGTSTTPSGTADSGSGGSSGEPKQGGRLIIGRSGDSDSLDPQHTIASISWQVFQHIYDPLIGRNLDLEYEGVLAERWEVSEDGKEITFTIRKGIKFHDGTDLTPEAVAFTFTRLMDPATNAPAASWISPLQKTEAIDDSTVKMTLSEAFSPLLGNISSAYFGIISPAAVEKYGEDFGQNPVGTGPYKFKEWIAGESITLERNPDYQNFRTTSENKGAPYLDEIVFRNIPEEQTQVASMETGEINCLLSVPPHQVKNFQDNPDLQVYIPEASTSIAFIEFHMMDPGEEYGQVYKPPFDDVRVRQAVAYAINADEIIESVLDGLATRNYGPMPTGNYGYNPDIKEFGYDYDPEKAKSLLEEAGWVASGNGPRQKDGQPLEVLLWTWNASTQERVAQVIQNQLNQVGFDVKLETMEVATVLARLGQPDDPSHFDLMSWGWSESDLLYMMTDTESGIGWYRPKEYRDLVEEARRVNDLEERGRLYFEAMKIMLRDCAMVPLWSPVNVVGTRAEVKGMKLDGQGYPIYHDIYIES; from the coding sequence ATGGGTGTTCAGGACCCGCGCGCGGGGGACGCGCAATCGGTTGATCTGCTGGGGAGCCAGTTGAGCCGGCGGCGACTGGTCCGCTTGCTCGCGGCCGCGCCCGTGGCGGCAGGAGTCACCTCGATCCTCGCCGCCTGCGGCGGGGGCGACTCCACCGATTCGAACGGTGGCGACTCCGGCAGCGATGGCGGGAGCGGCGGCACGTCGACCACCCCGTCCGGCACGGCCGACAGCGGGAGCGGCGGCTCCAGCGGCGAGCCGAAGCAGGGTGGGCGGCTGATCATCGGGCGCAGCGGCGACTCCGACAGCCTCGACCCCCAGCACACCATCGCCTCGATCTCCTGGCAGGTCTTCCAGCATATCTATGACCCGCTGATTGGCCGGAACCTGGATCTGGAGTACGAGGGTGTGCTGGCCGAGCGGTGGGAGGTCTCCGAGGACGGCAAGGAGATCACGTTCACCATCCGCAAGGGGATCAAATTCCACGACGGGACCGACCTGACGCCGGAGGCGGTTGCCTTCACCTTCACCCGCCTGATGGACCCGGCGACGAACGCGCCGGCGGCGTCCTGGATTTCGCCGCTGCAGAAGACGGAGGCGATCGACGACTCGACCGTCAAGATGACGCTCTCCGAGGCGTTCTCGCCGCTGCTCGGTAACATCAGCAGCGCCTACTTCGGCATCATCTCGCCGGCCGCCGTGGAGAAGTACGGCGAGGACTTCGGCCAGAACCCGGTCGGCACCGGTCCCTACAAATTCAAAGAGTGGATCGCCGGCGAGAGCATCACGCTGGAGCGGAACCCGGATTACCAGAACTTCCGCACCACGTCGGAGAACAAGGGCGCTCCGTACCTGGATGAGATCGTCTTCCGCAACATCCCCGAAGAGCAGACGCAGGTGGCCTCGATGGAGACGGGCGAGATCAACTGTCTCCTGTCGGTGCCGCCGCATCAGGTCAAGAACTTCCAGGACAACCCGGATCTCCAGGTCTACATCCCCGAGGCGAGTACCAGCATCGCTTTCATCGAGTTCCACATGATGGACCCCGGAGAGGAGTACGGCCAGGTCTACAAGCCGCCGTTCGACGACGTCCGGGTGCGCCAGGCGGTGGCGTACGCCATCAACGCCGACGAGATCATCGAGAGCGTCCTCGACGGGCTGGCAACGCGCAACTACGGCCCGATGCCGACCGGTAACTACGGCTACAACCCGGACATCAAGGAGTTCGGCTACGACTACGATCCGGAGAAGGCCAAGAGCCTGCTCGAGGAGGCGGGCTGGGTCGCGTCCGGCAATGGCCCGCGCCAGAAGGACGGCCAGCCGCTCGAAGTCCTGCTCTGGACCTGGAACGCGAGCACCCAGGAGCGCGTGGCGCAGGTGATCCAGAACCAGCTCAACCAGGTCGGGTTCGACGTCAAGCTGGAGACGATGGAAGTCGCGACCGTCCTGGCGCGGCTGGGCCAGCCGGACGATCCCTCCCACTTCGACCTGATGTCCTGGGGTTGGTCGGAGTCCGACCTGCTCTACATGATGACTGATACTGAGAGCGGGATCGGCTGGTATCGCCCGAAGGAGTACCGTGACCTGGTCGAGGAGGCCCGCCGGGTGAACGATCTGGAGGAGCGCGGCCGCCTCTACTTCGAGGCGATGAAGATCATGCTGCGCGACTGCGCCATGGTTCCGCTCTGGAGCCCGGTCAACGTGGTCGGCACCCGCGCCGAGGTCAAGGGCATGAAGCTCGACGGCCAGGGGTATCCGATCTACCACGATATCTACATCGAGTCCTAG